The Planctomycetia bacterium region ATCAAAGTCCTCAAACGTATGGCCTACGGCTACCGAGACGACAACTACTTCTTTCTCAAAATCCGCCAGGCTTTCCCCGGAATTGGGTGAAGAACCAAATGATTCAATGGCGTCCGGCATTATTCGACGGCCGAGCTGAATTGACAGCCGCCTGTTTCGAACTTGTTCTGGCCATCAGGCTCAATAACTCGCCGACCTGGCAATGTGATTCCAAGGAATGGCGGAGTGGTCGGTCGACGCACAAGCGGTAGCGATTGCGTCGACCCTGCTTTTCGATCGTCAAGTAGCCCGCCACGGCGAGTTCCATCACGATTCGCTGGACCATGCGCTCAGTAATCCCGACCAGTTGGGCGACGTCGCGAAGTCGTACCTCGGGGTCCCGATAAATGCACCACAGCACGTGCGCGTGATTAGTCAGAAAGGTCCAGGGCGCCTCGCTTGGCGGCTTAGCCGCGGGAAGCGTGTGCCGAATAGCCGAACTTTTTTTCATGCGTTGCTCTTGCCAAGGGCCACATTGGCCGATATAAAATACGCGAAGTAAATTTCGTGTATTATCGTACGCAAATGGCGGTGCTCTCATGCTGGATACCTTGCGGCACAACTTCAGCTCTCCGCTCACGCTGTCATTCGCGCTGGGCGTGGCCGCCCGGCTGCTGAAGAGCGAGTTCTCGCTGCCGCGCGACGTATATGCCGCGATCTCAATTTACCTGCTCTTCGCGCTCGGACTCAAGGGTGGCGTCGAGCTTTCCCAAAGCTCCATGGGCGTTATTTTTTGGCCGGCGATCGTAACCCTGCTGCTGGGGTGCATCACCCCGGTGACTAGCTATGTGGTACTGCGGCGGCTCGGTCGATTTAGCGTCGCCGACGCCGCCGGGTTGGCGGCCCATTATGGCTCTGTCTCGGCGGTCACGTTCCTGGCCGCACAGCAGTTCGCCACCGCGCTGGGGCAACCATTGGAGGGATTTCTGCCCACGCTCCTGACCTTGCTCGAAAGTCCCGGCATTCACATCGCCTTGGCCATTGGCGCGATTCAGACGGCGCGCGCGGATCGAGCCGTCGCGAACGGTACGGGTCGGCAATCGGCGCCTCACGGCGCCGCCCGTCCGACACGCGAGTTGCGTCAAGTGCTTCACGAGGTCTTGACCGCACGGTCGATGATCCTGCTCGTCGGCGGACTGCTGGTCGGAGTGGTGACCGGCGAATCGGGTTATGAACCGGTGAAGCCGTTCTTTGAAGGCCTTTTCAAGGGCGCCTTGACCATTTTTCTGCTGGAAATGGGGATCGTAGCCGGTTCCCGACTCGGCGACTTGCGGCAAGCCGGCGCGTTCCTGATCGGATTTGGCATCGTCATGCCAATCTTGCATGGTGCATTGGCGGTGGTCCTGGGCCACTGGGCGGGACTATCGATCGGCGGTTGCACCGTCTTGGCGGCAATGGCCTCGAGCGCATCATACATCGCCGCGCCGCCCGCCGTGCGCATGACGCTGCCGGAGGCCAATCCCACGTACTATCTCACGGCTTCACTGGCCATCACTTTCCCGTTCAATCTGCTGGCAGGAATTCCCTTGTACTACCAGATGGCCAAGGTGCTGCATGGCTAATGAAGCTGTTGGATGGATTCGGGGACACCTGGTTTTCAGTTAGTGCTCAAGCAAGGACAACGCTTATGCACGAGCTTCGCATTCCCGACCAAGTCGCCATCGTGGAACACCATGACCCAGTTAATGCCATGCAAACCACAAAACTTCTGAAGGTCACGGTAATCGCGGAGGCGGTCCTGCGCGAGCGTCTGATCGCAGAAATCCTGTCCGCCGGAGCGACTGGCTACACCAGTGCTGCGGCGGAAGGCGAGGGCTCGCGGCATCTGCGATCGGGGGATCTTCCCGGCGACAACGTGCGAATCGAAACGATCGTCGACGAGTCAGTGGCTGACCGCCTCCTGACGCAGCTGACCAACCAATACTTTCCCCATTTCGCCTTGATTGCCTACGTCACGGAGGTCCGCGTGATTCGCGGTGAAAAATATGTCTGACACAGGCCGAGAGGATTCTCCGCGCCGACGTCACATGATGTTCGGCCCGCTCCTGAGCCGAGCCCTCGTCGCCCAACCCCCAGGTCCTCCGCATTTTGTGCGGCTTGCGATACCGCGCGCTCGCTTCTTCGCGACTTGCGATGCGTCTGTGCAGAAAACAGGTGGCCTTCGATGTTCGTCGCATCTTGAACGAAGGGGGAAACTGTAGGCATTGATGGGTGCGTATCTTGCCTTGCGCCTCAACCCGTGCCGCAGTGTGCCTCTACGCACACTTCGTTCTCCGGCGTATTGACTCGAAATTCGACTTTTTAACATTCGACCCTACCGGAGTCTGACGATGGTAACAAAGATACCGGCGATCGATTGCATTGCTGGCGATCCACGAGAATTTCTACCCTGTTGCTGGCGTACTGCGTGACGTGACTGCTGAACATGCCCATCCATCGCCCTTCTCGCGGCTTATCCAACTTCTCAGGCCGGACGCGCGAGATATTGGGATCGTGGTCATTTACGCCGCGGTCGTGGGGGTAATTGCACTCGCTACGCCGATTGCTGTCGAGCAGTTGGTCACCACCGTCGCCTTTGGGGCGCTCTTGCAGCCGATCGTGGTTCTGGCGTTCATCTTGTTCACGTTTCTGAGTTTCGGCGCCGCGATCACGACGCTGCAGACCTACGTCGTCGAGATGTTGCAGCGGCGAATCGCGGTTCGCGTCGTCTCGGAGGCCGCGCATCGCCTGGCCTGGCTGCGCGTGCCGAGCCTCGACCACCGTTATGGACCGGAGTTGGTCAACCGGGTGTTCGAAGTGGTCACGGTCCAGAAAGCAGTGGCCTATCTGCTGCTGGACGGCGTGGGGATGACGTTGCAGACGCTAGTTGGGATGGTGGTGCTAGCCTTCTATCACCCCGCATTACTCGGTTTCAATCTCTTTCTCGTGGTGGCGCTCGTAACGGTGCTGTTCCTCTTGGGACGGAACGCGGTTACGACAGCGACGCTGGAATCGAGGTCGAAATATGCGTTCGTCTGGTGGTTGGAGGAGTTGGCGCGGCATCCTTTGACCTTCAAACTCCGCGGGTCCGGCGATCACGCGCTGGAAATGATCAACCACTTAATGGACCAATACATCTCAGCGCGCGCCGCACATTTTCGGGTCCTCATGCGGCAAATCGTGTTTTCGCTCGGCATTCAAGTCATTGCCAGCACGGCGCTCCTCGGCCTAGGTGGCTGGCTAGTGATTGAAGGCGAATTAACTCTCGGACAGCTCATCGCCGCCGAGCTCATCGTCGCCACGATCATGGGTGCGTTTAGCAAGCTCGGAAAACACCTCGACAGCTTTTATGACCTGCTGGCCGCCTGCGAGAAGCTCGGCTATCTTTTTGACCTTCCTGTCGAGCGCGACCACGGCGCACAAGAACCGCCGATTAGCGGTCCGCGGGGCGTCTCCATTCTCGTCCGCGGGGTTGTCGTGGACCGCGGCGATGGGGCGATCATCGGTCCCCTCCAGCGAACCATCAAGTCTGGCGAGCGTTTGGCATTGACCGGGGCGCCGGGGAGCGGACGCTCGACCTTGCTGGAGGTGTTGTTCTGCGTCCGTCCGCCGGATACTGGATTCGTCGAAATGGACGGCGCGGATGTGCGAGAACTTTGCCCGCAAACGGTCCGCGACCAGCTAGCGTTAGTCGGGCCGATTGAGATCTTCGCAGGAACCATCGCTCAGAATGTGATCCTGGATCGTCCGAACCATGGCATCGCGGAATTGTCTCGAGCGCTCGCCGCAGTCGACTTGCTGGACGAGATTCAAGCACTCCCCAGAGGTTTCCAGACGAAGTTGACTACCGATGGTGCGCCGCTCTCGGAAAGCCAGTGTCGACGACTCATGCTGGCCCGGGCCGTGTTGGACGAACCCAAACTGCTGTTGATCGACAACCTTTTGGACACATTGCCAGATGAATATCTGGAAACGGCCGCGGACTACCTGTTCGCTCCCGAGCGGCCCTGGACACTCGTGCTAGCCACCGGTCGCAAGGAACTCATCGAACGCTGCGATCAGATTTGGCGTTTGGATTCCGCTCGCAAACTGAACCGTAACGGTGGCCAACCGAGTTGAACTTAGAACGCATGACGCCTTCCACAAACCAGATGCCGCTGTTGCCGGTGATCCGCCGGACCGAGCTGCCTCGCTTCGCGCGCTGGGTGGCGCGAAGCTTGCTGTTCGGCTGCCTGGCAATCACGGCCGCCCTGGGCTTCTTGCCGTGGCAGCAGAATGTGCGTGGCATCGGCCGGGTGACGGCTTTCGCGCCGCTGGAGAGACAACAGGAAGTCAAGGCCGCCATCAAAGGCCGCGTT contains the following coding sequences:
- a CDS encoding winged helix DNA-binding protein, whose product is MKKSSAIRHTLPAAKPPSEAPWTFLTNHAHVLWCIYRDPEVRLRDVAQLVGITERMVQRIVMELAVAGYLTIEKQGRRNRYRLCVDRPLRHSLESHCQVGELLSLMARTSSKQAAVNSARPSNNAGRH
- a CDS encoding sodium-dependent bicarbonate transport family permease, coding for MLDTLRHNFSSPLTLSFALGVAARLLKSEFSLPRDVYAAISIYLLFALGLKGGVELSQSSMGVIFWPAIVTLLLGCITPVTSYVVLRRLGRFSVADAAGLAAHYGSVSAVTFLAAQQFATALGQPLEGFLPTLLTLLESPGIHIALAIGAIQTARADRAVANGTGRQSAPHGAARPTRELRQVLHEVLTARSMILLVGGLLVGVVTGESGYEPVKPFFEGLFKGALTIFLLEMGIVAGSRLGDLRQAGAFLIGFGIVMPILHGALAVVLGHWAGLSIGGCTVLAAMASSASYIAAPPAVRMTLPEANPTYYLTASLAITFPFNLLAGIPLYYQMAKVLHG
- a CDS encoding ATP-binding cassette domain-containing protein, encoding MVIYAAVVGVIALATPIAVEQLVTTVAFGALLQPIVVLAFILFTFLSFGAAITTLQTYVVEMLQRRIAVRVVSEAAHRLAWLRVPSLDHRYGPELVNRVFEVVTVQKAVAYLLLDGVGMTLQTLVGMVVLAFYHPALLGFNLFLVVALVTVLFLLGRNAVTTATLESRSKYAFVWWLEELARHPLTFKLRGSGDHALEMINHLMDQYISARAAHFRVLMRQIVFSLGIQVIASTALLGLGGWLVIEGELTLGQLIAAELIVATIMGAFSKLGKHLDSFYDLLAACEKLGYLFDLPVERDHGAQEPPISGPRGVSILVRGVVVDRGDGAIIGPLQRTIKSGERLALTGAPGSGRSTLLEVLFCVRPPDTGFVEMDGADVRELCPQTVRDQLALVGPIEIFAGTIAQNVILDRPNHGIAELSRALAAVDLLDEIQALPRGFQTKLTTDGAPLSESQCRRLMLARAVLDEPKLLLIDNLLDTLPDEYLETAADYLFAPERPWTLVLATGRKELIERCDQIWRLDSARKLNRNGGQPS